A stretch of the Bacillus sp. FJAT-18017 genome encodes the following:
- a CDS encoding efflux RND transporter periplasmic adaptor subunit produces MKKKILIGTLILLLLSAMIGVSVYREVYAKGPSVKVIEVAEDEISSFLLVPGTISLEQEQIVYPSPERGTLKEITVEEGQSIKKGTVLARFENAQLQLEEEQNSLSLESTNLRISQTESQLTELRAQEEALSNTLLPDPAALSQVAAQISQLEAELQIAELELKQANLQEESIEKRTAELEIKSNIDGTVLLVNENATAAGAEPAVVVGKMDGLVAKGLLSEYDTLKVSLGQKVNVRSDAIQDKEWAAEVTKVGKLPETQLAGAPQEAVQYPVFVKLSGKNSVLKPGFQVIMEIEIEKKTGIVLPDSALIDDGDKQYVFVAEIGIVYKREVKTGIISGTEVEITEGLELKEKVVTDPNEDLEDGMEVTVK; encoded by the coding sequence ATGAAAAAGAAAATATTGATAGGCACACTCATCCTATTGCTGCTTTCGGCCATGATTGGTGTCAGCGTCTATCGGGAGGTTTACGCGAAAGGCCCATCAGTGAAGGTAATCGAAGTGGCGGAAGACGAAATTTCCTCTTTTTTGCTAGTGCCGGGAACAATTAGCCTTGAACAGGAACAGATTGTCTATCCTTCTCCAGAACGCGGTACTTTGAAGGAAATTACTGTTGAGGAAGGACAGTCTATTAAAAAAGGCACTGTCTTAGCCAGATTTGAAAATGCCCAGCTTCAGCTTGAGGAAGAGCAGAATAGCCTTTCTCTCGAATCAACTAATCTTAGAATCTCCCAAACTGAAAGCCAGCTGACCGAGCTAAGGGCGCAGGAGGAGGCCTTGTCAAACACACTTCTTCCAGACCCTGCCGCTCTTTCCCAGGTAGCTGCGCAGATTAGCCAGCTTGAAGCTGAATTGCAGATTGCCGAGCTTGAGCTTAAGCAGGCCAACCTGCAAGAAGAAAGCATTGAGAAGAGAACAGCAGAATTGGAGATCAAGAGTAATATAGACGGTACCGTCCTGCTGGTGAACGAAAATGCAACAGCGGCGGGTGCAGAGCCAGCCGTTGTTGTTGGAAAAATGGATGGCCTGGTGGCCAAAGGCCTTTTATCCGAATATGACACATTGAAAGTTAGCCTTGGACAAAAGGTAAATGTTCGCTCCGACGCGATTCAAGACAAGGAATGGGCTGCGGAAGTAACAAAGGTAGGCAAACTGCCAGAAACTCAACTGGCTGGTGCCCCTCAGGAGGCAGTCCAGTATCCAGTGTTTGTTAAGCTTAGCGGGAAAAACTCCGTCCTGAAGCCCGGTTTCCAAGTCATTATGGAAATTGAAATCGAGAAGAAGACAGGGATTGTCCTCCCAGATTCTGCGCTTATTGACGACGGTGATAAGCAGTATGTATTTGTCGCAGAAATAGGCATCGTCTACAAGCGAGAGGTGAAGACAGGCATTATTTCCGGCACCGAGGTTGAAATTACTGAGGGGCTGGAACTGAAGGAGAAGGTAGTCACTGACCCGAATGAAGATCTTGAGGACGGGATGGAAGTGACTGTTAAATGA
- a CDS encoding Yip1 family protein, with amino-acid sequence MEPQVEANVKQPAPSLIGIFTSPIETFERIRKKPKIWVPLLIVTIIEVVAMWLMSRLMKPSDVAGPGISEQDLDMVLAFTKYTMIGSGVLIPILTVLISSAIYLAITKIAGSPVTFRQLFSMNTYIVFVTSVGHLLNMIIGNLIGTSYETHVTSLGGLLGKDTGVLGAIEVFTIWSTILTAIGLHKVAGLSKWLSWTIAIIFFLIGILMALLGSMIPGGA; translated from the coding sequence ATGGAACCGCAAGTAGAGGCAAACGTGAAACAGCCAGCACCATCCTTGATTGGGATTTTTACCAGCCCGATCGAGACCTTTGAACGAATCAGGAAAAAACCGAAAATTTGGGTACCGCTGCTAATTGTAACCATCATTGAGGTTGTTGCAATGTGGCTAATGTCCCGGCTGATGAAACCAAGTGACGTGGCCGGCCCGGGAATTTCTGAACAGGATTTAGACATGGTTCTTGCTTTTACAAAGTATACGATGATTGGTTCAGGAGTGCTCATCCCGATCCTAACAGTGCTAATTTCAAGCGCTATTTACCTTGCCATCACAAAGATTGCTGGCTCACCTGTTACGTTCAGGCAATTGTTTTCAATGAATACATACATTGTATTTGTAACATCGGTTGGCCATCTGCTGAATATGATCATTGGTAATTTGATAGGGACAAGCTATGAGACTCATGTCACTTCGTTAGGAGGCTTGCTTGGCAAGGACACTGGTGTGCTTGGAGCAATCGAGGTCTTTACCATCTGGTCAACGATTCTTACGGCAATCGGCCTCCACAAAGTGGCGGGACTTTCGAAGTGGCTATCATGGACGATTGCAATTATTTTCTTCCTGATTGGTATTTTGATGGCTCTTCTTGGGTCCATGATACCGGGAGGCGCCTAA